The following are encoded together in the Bacillota bacterium genome:
- a CDS encoding Rrf2 family transcriptional regulator: MEFIRRNTDYALRALVYMAGQPSRDVFSIAEIAAAENIPEEFLRKIFRKLVGTGLLVSTRGSRGGFSLGRDPRDITAREIVEAIQGPIAVNRCLLGRDACERWDTCKLRESWVGIQREFVGFLESITLEGLTRQQYGDDPGEGVAPWHGGLA, from the coding sequence GCGCGCTCGTATATATGGCAGGCCAGCCGTCGCGCGATGTTTTCTCGATCGCGGAAATTGCTGCGGCCGAGAACATCCCGGAGGAATTTCTGCGCAAGATATTCCGGAAGCTTGTAGGCACTGGGCTCCTTGTTTCCACTAGAGGATCTCGAGGTGGGTTCTCGCTTGGGCGGGACCCAAGAGATATAACGGCTCGTGAGATAGTGGAGGCAATTCAAGGACCTATAGCCGTCAATCGCTGCCTTCTTGGCAGGGATGCTTGCGAACGCTGGGACACCTGCAAGCTCCGGGAGAGCTGGGTCGGTATTCAAAGGGAGTTTGTAGGATTTCTCGAGAGTATAACCCTGGAGGGGCTTACCAGGCAGCAGTATGGTGATGACCCGGGCGAAGGTGTCGCACCGTGGCATGGGGGCCTAGCCTGA